One region of Wyeomyia smithii strain HCP4-BCI-WySm-NY-G18 chromosome 3, ASM2978416v1, whole genome shotgun sequence genomic DNA includes:
- the LOC129728881 gene encoding uncharacterized protein LOC129728881 produces the protein MENKKQCGACELVINDLEPLRCGFCETLFHISQQCCGINLRPCRDIFAQGKVLFICPECRSLLNGRSIRAYMADLDSSQSNSTNGFATQLQQISGLVEALSKKVDNISSASTQNKYSAASPLLGVPSESGTGVWPRLSAKRRRGDYDQSTRPASNKGTKAIDFENLSVPFIMPAAPKPVFWLYLSGFQPLISDDDVEKIVSRCLDINDPINVTRLVPKGKDVSQMTFLSFKIGLDPSIKQQALNAEIWPAGLMFREFMDQPKNPIRPMNIATRQ, from the coding sequence atggaaaataaaaaacagtgCGGCGCCTGTGAATTGGTGATCAACGATCTAGAGCCTTTACGCTGCGGGTTCTGCGAAACATTGTTTCACATCAGCCAGCAGTGCTGTGGCATTAATCTTCGACCGTGCAGAGATATATTTGCGCAAGGCAAAGTTTTGTTTATCTGCCCCGAATGCAGGAGTTTGCTGAACGGAAGAAGCATCCGTGCCTACATGGCCGATTTAGATTCTTCCCAATCGAACAGCACAAACGGCTTTGCCACGCAATTACAACAAATATCTGGCCTGGTTGAAGCGTTAAGCAAAAAAGTGGACAACATTTCTTCTGCCTCGACACAAAACAAATATTCTGCTGCTTCGCCTTTGCTCGGTGTACCAAGTGAGAGTGGAACAGGAGTTTGGCCGAGATTGAGTGCAAAACGTCGTCGCGGTGATTATGACCAATCCACTCGTCCAGCTTCCAATAAAGGCACAAAGGCAAttgattttgaaaatctttCGGTGCCTTTTATCATGCCTGCTGCTCCGAAACCAGTGTTCTGGCTTTATTTGTCTGGATTTCAACCATTGATATCCGATGATGATGTCGAAAAAATCGTTTCTCGCTGTTTGGACATAAATGACCCAATAAATGTAACTCGTCTTGTGCCGAAAGGAAAGGATGTTTCACAAATGACTTTCCTGTCTTTTAAAATTGGTCTTGATCCGTCGATAAAACAACAGGCCCTCAACGCTGAAATTTGGCCAGCTGGTTTAATGTTTAGGGAGTTTATGGACCAGCCAAAAAACCCGATACGGCCGATGAACATTGCGACCCGGCAATAA